The following proteins are encoded in a genomic region of Phaeodactylum tricornutum CCAP 1055/1 chromosome 1, whole genome shotgun sequence:
- a CDS encoding predicted protein, translating to MANFGELVLVLGDVHIPERASKIPAPLKRMLVPNKMQHVICTGNISTEMYEELRTLAPNVHIVAGDFDTTEMVFPETRVVQVGAFRIGVVHGHQVLPWKNQDAAARMRRKLNVDILISGHTHQNEVTLLDESYYHINPGSITGAFSSLTEQVTPSFILLAVQDKKVVCYVYELVNGEVEVSKTDISKSEASQSSSANSSLMASLLT from the exons ATGGCCAATTTTGGGGAGCTTGTCCTTGTGTTGGGTGATGTGCACATTCCTGAGCGTGCTTCCAAAATCCCAGCGCCGTTGAAGCGCATGTTGGTCCCCAATAAGATGCAACACGTCATTTGCACGGGAAATATTTCAACGGAAATGTACGAGGAACTCCGAACCTTGGCACCTAATGTGCACATTGTCGCTGGGGATTTCGATACGACAGAAATGGTGTTCCCGGAAACTCGTGTCGTTCAGGTAGGGGCATTTCGTATTGGCGTAGTTCATGGACATCAGGTCCTGCCGTGGAAAAATCAAGATGCTGCCGCACGGATGCGTCGAAAATTGAACGTAGACATTCTCATTTCGGGACACACACATCAGAACGAGGTTACTTTACTGGACGAATCCTACTATCACATCAATCCG GGATCCATAACAGGAGCCTTTTCGTCTTTGACCGAGCAGGTAACACCCTCATTTATTTTGCTAGCCGTACAGGACAAGAAAGTAGTTTGCTACGTGTACGAGTTGGTCAATGGAGAAGTGGAAGTGTCCAAGACAGATATTTCCAAGAGCGAGGCATCGCAGTCTTCGTCGGCTAACAGCTCCCTTATGGCTTCGCTCTTGACATAG
- a CDS encoding predicted protein: MPALWRRIRRAMLSFSIFLVCSTGLTSAYRVGEAVDTDILIGSVSTDALRSQMPSFGVGSSFYFPVTDEIKYFSLRFQDGLLGIPTLYTQNMRGQSLARVVVTFVYSKSGVGDVHAVNAQPEYMSIEGPHEDIQIEYQWIQEEAGQLRAGIGIMFFASLFVSVLVLFQLCGIIDDHDELEGQRNAQTRVPEGTYMQKKW; this comes from the coding sequence ATGCCCGCTTTATGGCGCCGAATACGACGAGCCATGCTGTCGTTCAGTATATTCCTCGTGTGTTCGACTGGGTTGACGAGTGCCTACCGAGTAGGTGAAGCCGTCGACACGGATATACTTATTGGCTCAGTATCTACAGACGCATTGCGCTCGCAAATGCCATCCTTTGGTGTGGGATCGTCATTTTACTTCCCGGTGACCGACGAGATCAAGTACTTTTCTCTACGATTCCAAGACGGCCTTCTCGGGATCCCAACGCTTTACACACAAAACATGCGAGGGCAGTCGCTGGCACGCGTAGTCGTAACGTTTGTGTATTCCAAGTCGGGTGTCGGAGACGTTCACGCCGTCAATGCCCAACCGGAGTACATGTCGATTGAGGGTCCGCACGAGGACATCCAGATTGAATACCAATGGATTCAAGAAGAGGCTGGGCAGCTTCGGGCGGGAATCGGCATCATGTTTTTTGCATCCTTGTTTGTATCAGTTCTCGTTCTGTTTCAGCTCTGTGGAATCATCGACGACCACGACGAGCTGGAAGGGCAACGTAATGCGCAAACTCGAGTACCCGAAGGAACCTACATGCAGAAAAAATGGTAG